The segment CTGTCGGCCGTGCAGCGGCTGGAGGCCGGCGGAAGCACGGCGGGCGGCGCCGGGATCGCGCTCGCCTACGACGTGGCGCGGGAGCACTTCGTCGAAGACGGCAACAACCGCGTCATCCTCGCGACCGACGGGGACTTCAACGTAGGCGCCTCCAGCGACGAGGCGATGATGCGCCTCATCGAGAACGAACGGGAGAGCGGGATCTTCCTCACGGTCCTGGGCTTCGGCACCGGGAACCTGAAGGACTCGAAGATGGAGGGGATCGCGAACCGCGGGAACGGGAACTTCCACTACGTGGACGGTCTCCTCGAGGCCCGGAAGGTGCTCGTGGAGGAGATGGGAGGGACGCTACTCACGGTCGCGAAGGACGTGAAGCTGCAGGTGGAGTTCAACCCCGCGCGCGCGGCCGCGTACCGGCTCATCGGGTACGAGAACCGGTTGCTCGACGACGAGGACTTCAACGACGACACGAAGGACGCGGGCGAACTCGGGGCCGGCCACACGGTGACCGCGTTGTACGAGGTCGTGCCCGCGGGGCTCCCGGTCCCGCGCAGCGTGGACCCGCTGCGGTACCAGCCGGCGGCCGAGCCCCCGCCTCCCGCCGAAGCCGCCCCGGGCACGTTCGAGGACGAACTGCTCTACGTGAAGGTCCGGTACAAGGACCCGGACGGCTCCGAGAGCAGGCTGCTGGCGCTTCCGGTCGCGGACCGCTCCCGGTCCCCCTCGCGGAGCTTCCGCTTCGCCGCGGCCGTGGCGGGGTTCGGCATGCTGCTGCGGGACTCGCCCCACGCCGGAGCGCTCTCGGCGGATGACGTCATCTCGCTGGCGGAGAGAGGACGGGGGGACGATCCGCGGGGCTATCGCGGCGAGTTCATCCGACTCGTGGAGACGGTGCGCGACCTGGACCTGCTCGGAACGGCAGCGGAGGACGACGACCGGCGTTAACGTGGCGCCTCACCCGTGAGGAGCCGCGCCCCTTGAAGCTCAATCGACGCATCTCCGGCCAGATCGAACGGCCGGCGGACAAGCGACGCTACGTCCGCCGGCTGTTCGCGGGCGTGGCCAGCCGCTACGACCTCACCAACGACCTCATGTCGGTGGGCCTCCACCGCCGCTGGAAGCGCCGGCTGCTCGAGCGGGCGGAGCTGCACCCGGGCCACCGCGTCCTCGACCTCGCGGCCGGAACGGGAGACCTCGCCCGGGGCGCGCTGGACCACGCCGCGCGCGACGCGTTCGAGATCCGGGTCGTCGCCGCCGACCTCACCCCGGAGATGATGCGGGTGGGGCGCGCACGGCCGGGCCCGGACCTCGCCGGCTGGATCGGGGCCGATGCGCTCCGCCTGCCCTTCCCCGATGGCGCGTTCGACCGCGTCGTCGTCGGCTACGGCCTGAGGAACTTCGCCGGTCTGGACGCCGCGCTGGCCGAGACCTTCCGTTGCCTGCGCCCGGGCGGACGGCTCATCTCGCTCGACTTCGGCCACCCGCGCTCCGCGGCGCTGCGCCGCCTCTACCTCGGATACCTCAACGTCTCCACGCGGATCGCGGGCTGGGCGATTCACCGCGACCCGGAATCCTACGTGTACATCCCCGAGTCGCTGAGGAGGTTTCCGGACCAGCGGGAGATGGTCCGCAGGATGGAAGCGGCCGGCTTCATGGAGTGCGGCTACGAAGACCTGATGATGGGCACGATGGCCATCAACTACGGCGCCCGCTCCTAGGCAGTCCGTGGCAGCCGCCGGATGTGCCGCTAGATGTTGGGGCTGGATTCCGTCTTCCAGACGGTGAACTGGCGCTGGCCGGATTCGCTTTCCTCGAGGCGCACCTTCAACGCATCGCCGTCGGTCAGCCGCATATGGTCGCGCATCTCCAGGGGAATCGTGATGCGACCACCGCTTCCTACGGTGATGTCGCGGTAGTACAGGACGCGGAAGATCGCCATCTAACCTCCCCATGGAGGGTTGGATTCGGCAAAACGAGGGGAATTCTCAATATATCGACAGCGCGGCTGCGTGGCGACGGGTGCAGGCAGTCCGTATCATCGGGGCCGTGAATACACCGGCCATTCGCCTCCGGGGCGTCTCGAAGCGCTTCGACAAGAAGACGGCGGTCCGCGATCTCGACCTCGAGATCCCGCAGGGATCGATCTA is part of the Candidatus Palauibacter scopulicola genome and harbors:
- a CDS encoding ubiquinone/menaquinone biosynthesis methyltransferase, with protein sequence MKLNRRISGQIERPADKRRYVRRLFAGVASRYDLTNDLMSVGLHRRWKRRLLERAELHPGHRVLDLAAGTGDLARGALDHAARDAFEIRVVAADLTPEMMRVGRARPGPDLAGWIGADALRLPFPDGAFDRVVVGYGLRNFAGLDAALAETFRCLRPGGRLISLDFGHPRSAALRRLYLGYLNVSTRIAGWAIHRDPESYVYIPESLRRFPDQREMVRRMEAAGFMECGYEDLMMGTMAINYGARS
- a CDS encoding von Willebrand factor type A domain-containing protein, producing the protein MATTNVHGTRSRIGALLALMLAIAGPTLSHAQSGTQPETGTVQGRVSDATANTGVGGAQVFVAGTTIGTLTGAEGAYSLPGVPAGEQVVTVRLIGYREASRRVTVTAGETVTLDFTVEQLPLRLRDLVPLSATVTTVAETHPFHNTESYALIEENGFRRVGESPLSTFSIDVDRASYANIRRFIQAGERPPVDAVRIEEMINYFPYEWDAAPGDRPFEVVTEVWDAPWKPEHRLVRIGLKAPSVDTENLPPSNLVFLVDVSGSMSPPDKLPLLKRAFALLIEQLRPQDQVAIVVYAGAAGLVLPPTPGDRRARILSAVQRLEAGGSTAGGAGIALAYDVAREHFVEDGNNRVILATDGDFNVGASSDEAMMRLIENERESGIFLTVLGFGTGNLKDSKMEGIANRGNGNFHYVDGLLEARKVLVEEMGGTLLTVAKDVKLQVEFNPARAAAYRLIGYENRLLDDEDFNDDTKDAGELGAGHTVTALYEVVPAGLPVPRSVDPLRYQPAAEPPPPAEAAPGTFEDELLYVKVRYKDPDGSESRLLALPVADRSRSPSRSFRFAAAVAGFGMLLRDSPHAGALSADDVISLAERGRGDDPRGYRGEFIRLVETVRDLDLLGTAAEDDDRR
- a CDS encoding AbrB/MazE/SpoVT family DNA-binding domain-containing protein; this encodes MAIFRVLYYRDITVGSGGRITIPLEMRDHMRLTDGDALKVRLEESESGQRQFTVWKTESSPNI